From Pedobacter aquae:
AAAGAACCCCTTGAATAACTTGTTTATCTTTTAGCTCATCGGGTTCTTCAAAAGGCCTATCGAGCCAATTCTGTAGATTTATTTTCACAAATATGTTAAGTCTGATAAATGCGATAAGGTTGGAGAGCTGCCATCCATATTTAGCCATTGCTTTAAGTGCTTTAAGGATGAGGATGGTAATTAGCGCTGTCCATATCTGTATCATCACGGCATTTTCTGTGGTTCCGATAAATGATTTGATATGCAGGTTCTGTTTGATCTCTCTAAAAAAGATTTCAATCTGCCATCTGCTTTTATAAAGCTCACTGATGGTGTTTGCTGTCCAATACATTTGATTGGTAATAATTTCTATAGTTTGTTCATTTTTATCATCCCAAACAGCCACTCTTCTTAAGTTTTTGGGATAGCTGTCCTTTGATTTTGCGGTTTTAAGCTCAATAATCTCGTCAATCAGGATATTCTTATGCCTGTTCTCCGGCAATATATTTTCCTTAACTGTAGTATATTGGAGGTTTTCTTTATGTCTGATCACAAAAAATACGCCGTTGCTGTCCCAAACATTCAGCAGGGCAAAGTCATTATAGAATCGGTCTGCAACAATAACACTTCCTTTGTGTAAAGGCACATCATAAGCTCCTTTGTTATCCGCAGTTTTGCCGTTGGTAATATTGACATATGCTGGTAGATTGCCATCATAATCAAGCAGAGTATGCAGTTTAACCGCTCCTTTAGCTGTTTTGTACCTGGCCCAATCAAATAGAGAAAGACACAGACTGATAGTAGTGGAGTCTAACAGGAAGATTTTGGACTTAATCCTGAACTTTATTTGTTTAAAGCCTGCCTGCTGTCCCAAACTTTCTAACAGTATGAAATAATAGGACTTGAAGATGTTATAGTCCCTGTGCTTGTTCTGATAGCTTACACTAGATTTAGATGGAGCTTTTTGAATACCTAAATGATTGAGGTTGCCAGTAGCTGAACGAAGACCGTTACTAATATCACGTACCGATTGGCTTTTGGCAAACTGGCAGAACAACATCGATACTAGATGTGTCCAGCTTGTATAACCTTTATTATGTTTGTCGCTCTGAGATGTAGATACCAGTTTGTTGAACTTTGAACGCTCAAGTTTTGATATGATTTGGGAGAATAGTGTTACATTTACCATTGAGAAAGGGTTTGTTTTTTTGCACCTCAAAGGTAACGATGAGTTAAAACTTTCCTTTCTCCTTTTTTATTCGTTTAGGACGCTATTGATTTCCTTTATTAAATAATAAATTTAAGTCCCTAATAATATGGTTATAAAATAAACACTAAATAGCTATCTTCCTAAAGGTAATAATTAGTGATAGAGAAACAGTGGAAGAGGTATCAATAGGATTAGCAATCGAAGATCTTTGGAGGCATCATTTTCATTTGGATAGCTATCTCTACTAAAGCAAGAGATTAGGATTTACAATCCCCTAATAAACACAAAAAGCTCTTGAAAAGATTCAAGAGCTTAAAGTTTATTGATTAATAAAAGTCGGCATCGACCTACTCTCCCACATTTTACTGCAGTACCATTGGCTCTGATGGGCTTAACTTCTCTGTTCGGAATGGGAAGAGGTGGACACCATCGATATAGACACCTGAATATCTTTATGTTGATTCGTTTCTCAGTTAATAGTTGCTAGTTATCAGTTTATCAACTTTTAACCTATTACTTATAACTCAAAACATACAACAATGACATATTATTGAAAGAAGATATTGTTCGAGAAAACAACAGTTTGATTTTTATCTATCTGTTTCTGGAAAGTATCGGATAATTAGTACTACTCGACTTTGATGTTACCACCTTTACATCTATAGCCTATCAACGTGGTCATCTTCCACGATCCTCAATGGAAATCTCATCTTGTGGCTAGTTTCGCACTTAGATGCTTTCAGCGCTTATCTATTCCCGACGTAGCTACTCTGCAATGCCCCTGGCGGAACAACAGATTCACTAGAGGTCAGTCCAACCCGGTCCTCTCGTACTAAGGTCAGCCCCACTCAAATTTCCAACGCCCACAACAGATAGGGACCGAACTGTCTCGCGACGTTCTGAACCCAGCTCGCGTGCCACTTTAATCGGCGAACAGCCGAACCCTTGGGACCTTCTCCAGCCCCAGGATGTGACGAGCCGACATCGAGGTGCCAAACCTCCCCGTCGATATGAGCTCTTGGGGGAGATCAGCCTGTTATCCCCAGAGTACCTTTTATCCTTTGAGCGATGGCCCTTCCATGCAGAACCACCGGATCACTATATCCGTCTTTCGACCCTGATCGGCTTGTTGGCCTCACAGTCAAGCATGCTTTTGCTATTGCACTCCACGTACGGTTACCAAGCGTACTGAGCATACCTTTGAAAGCCTCCGTTACCCTTTTGGAGGCGACCACCCCAGTCAAACTACCCATCAAACAATGTCTCCGACTCAGTCGGATTAGACACCGAATACAGAAAGGGTGGTATTTCAACGTTGGCTAACTGAATCCTAGCGAACCCAGATCACAGCCTCCCACCTATCCTACACATCCTGTACCCAATGTCAATGTTAAATTGTAGTGAAGGTTCATGGGGTCTTTCCGTCCCGTTGCGGGTACCCGGCGTCTTCACCGGGACCACAATTTCACCGAGCTCATGGCTGAGACAGCGCCCAGATCGTTACACCATTCGTGCAGGTCGGAACTTACCCGACAAGGAATTTCGCTACCTTAGGACCGTTATAGTTACGGCCGCCGTTTACTGGGGCTTCGATTCAATGCTTCTCCATTGCTGAATGACATCCCCTCTTAACCTTCCAGCACCGGGCAGGTGTCAGGCCTTATACCTCATCTTTCGATTTTGCAAAGCCATGTGTTTTTGTTAAACAGTCGCCTGGGCCTTTTCACTGCGGCCTCTATTGCTAGAGGCGCCCCTTCTCCCGAAGTTACAGGGCCATTTTGCCGAGTTCCTTAGCCATGATTCACTCGAGCACCTTAGAATTCTCTTCTCGACTACCTGTGTCGGTTTACGGTACGGGTTTTTATAACCTGATGCTTAGAGGGTTTTCTTGGAAGTCTGATTACCTGCTCTATCTAATTGCCCGAAGGCTCTCAGTACTATTGGGGTTCAGCAAGACCGGCGGATTTGCCTACCAGTCCTATACCTACGCCTTTCAACGAACTATTCCGTCAGTTCGCGGCAGTGTCACTACTCCGTCACCTCATCGCAGTTATAAAAAGTATGGGATTATTAACCCATTGTCCATCGGCTTTCTCCCTTCGGATGCGCCTTAGGTCCCGACTAACCCTGATCCGATTAGCGTTGATCAGGAAACCTTAGTCTTTCGGTGGGCGGGTTTCTCTCCCGCCTTATCGTTACTTATGCCTACATTTGCTTTTCTATACGCTCCAACACCCATTACCAGATATCTTCGCTGCATATAGAATGCTCCCCTACCGATATATTTCAATCCCATAGCTTCGGTGATATACTTAATGCCCGTTTATTATCCATGCCCGATCGCTCGACTAGTGAGCTGTTACGCACTCTTTAAATGAATGGCTGCTTCCAAGCCAACATCCTAGCTGTCTATGCAATCGGACCTCGTTAGTTCAACTTAGTATATACTTGGGGACCTTAGCTGATG
This genomic window contains:
- a CDS encoding IS4 family transposase; this translates as MVNVTLFSQIISKLERSKFNKLVSTSQSDKHNKGYTSWTHLVSMLFCQFAKSQSVRDISNGLRSATGNLNHLGIQKAPSKSSVSYQNKHRDYNIFKSYYFILLESLGQQAGFKQIKFRIKSKIFLLDSTTISLCLSLFDWARYKTAKGAVKLHTLLDYDGNLPAYVNITNGKTADNKGAYDVPLHKGSVIVADRFYNDFALLNVWDSNGVFFVIRHKENLQYTTVKENILPENRHKNILIDEIIELKTAKSKDSYPKNLRRVAVWDDKNEQTIEIITNQMYWTANTISELYKSRWQIEIFFREIKQNLHIKSFIGTTENAVMIQIWTALITILILKALKAMAKYGWQLSNLIAFIRLNIFVKINLQNWLDRPFEEPDELKDKQVIQGVLF